AATCTCTTTCTAAATACCCTTCAAAGAAGCATTTAATATTAGAACAAACTCCTTCTAAAAGACCATATACAGATGATCTTTCTGTGCTACTTTTTCGCCTACTACCATACTTATCCCTTGTAGCCATTTTTAGTATATGATTTAAATCTAAaagtacaaaattttaatacaacaTGTGACtcaagacaaaaaaaaattaaattaaatagcTAGGTATGCTATTAGAGATGTAAAATACTATacttacataaaaaaaaaatttaaaaactcaTGAATTTACAAAACCATATATTGTACCTTaagaaaaaacaaaataacaAGTATCTTTTTCAAGCTGTAGCTTAATAGTTGTCTCTGTTTGTATACATTTACCCAATACTAAGGTTATTTTGGAAAATCCTGTGACGATgtcatatcttttttttattattttaaaaacaataaataaacattttatatcattataataataataaactatttataattaaaattttagtttgCAACTGTATACCATTACCAATAATTGTAACTACCAAGTGGAgttaatacatattttattttaaaataaatattagaCACCTATAAATAGAAATTAGGAAGATAGAATGAGAAATGATATAGGCAAATGGAATAGGTGAATTTCATCAAATcacagttttttttttatcattacatacaattttatttggcatttttaaaatattcttccAATTCAAGATCCAATTGTTTTTTAGATACAGTAGGTTTTTTTTCTCTTCttgatttaaattttcttttattacttttccttttttgaatagttttatttgaagttttattaagatttgagtgtttaaaaatagtttgaACAGCTTTAATTAACTCTGAATCAATGTCATTTGGATAATATATTGTTTCGAAAGATAAAAGTTTTCCATCTATACAACATCCAGCAAAGTCCCGTTTGATTTGATCAGATACATGATTTGTACAATGAAGAACTAGGCATCCAGTAAATTTtccattattatcatattcaaaagaaaattttttataatgataatttctAAAAAGATCAGCTATATCTTTGACAGTAACATCtttacaaatatttctaataacCAATTGAGTAAAATACTTTGATTGATGTGACATTTTATAtctgaaatttttaaaaataattaataatatttttagttatcggtaggtaaaatttaataataatacaataatataaaatgtaaaatgtaaaataactttatataCAAGATATTTGATTAAAACATCAATCACCCAATTTGATTTATTCAAAATacatattgaaaaatttgtttagTAATATCATTACCCAATcatcatatatttatataatttttagctTTTAGTAATATTGGAATATCGATAtgaacattttatattttttctatcaaaTATATCATTTGACAAAAtcactaaaaatataacaaaagaatataataCATTGATTAAAGGTTATAATgaatgtttatttatatattaaatatttaatgaaatttatttaaattttattacaatgtattagctttttttttgcctataataaacaaaaaagcTGATggtgaaattaaaaaaaagataagtaTATTATTGTCTTTTTTTACTTTCCATATAATCTGTAAAGTATgtaagataataaaataccaagaaacatatataaaagaatggAAAAGTTGCTCTTGAAACAAGATCTATTCTTTTTGAAACTTCAGTTTTTGTAAATATccattttgttatttttaatttatgtaaaattgttttatttctttttattttagacaTTCCTGCTAAATCTAATCTTAAACTTGGAAATCTTTTAGTTTCATTTGTTCCTTGCCTTAAATTATCATTGTTAGGAATTTTATATGTATCGAGAATAGtatgattattaaaattcaTTATGTCAATTCCAGCATTGGCAAATGGAAGAATACTTGATTGTTGTTTGTTTTTTGGGGGACATATacaattatctttattattaagtGATATaggatttttttttgctttgtCTTTTCTTATAGCTTCCTGTCTTCCATGATAATTTACTAATGCATACTCAAGTAAAGCTCCAAAAATAAATCCTAAACATACTCCAATCCAAATGTCTACTGCCTTAATATAAGATACTGGTGGCAATTTGGAATTAATACCAGATGCTTGTGTTGTCATAGTAAGTAAAGTTGTTACACCTAATGATGTTCGTGCTGGTATGGCACcctataataatattattttttttaatataatcaatttttttttcttaatatacCTTATCTAGCCAAAAACTGACCCACGAAACGACAACTAACATTACACAAGgaatatataattgtattaGATAATAACTGTACTCTcttcttaattttaattctGTTCTTAAACATGAATATTCtcctaaaatatttaataacaatattaaagttaattttaataaatgttaattattcataattataaacatataaaGCAAAACCATAACATGCATGTACAGTTTATAAgattttcttataaaaaaagtaaatatatgatatgatttctaaataaataaaaaccaATGAGACAGAATTATACATTCTACATCAAATAAACAGCCCAGTATAGAAAATTGAAACATGCATAACCAATTGGAAAGACTACTCTTGAAACAACATCTATACGTTTAGATCTTTCTTTGTAACGACTgacaaataatttaaaacaacaTGAAGATCGTGGTTGAACAGTCGTTAATGGTTGATATCCTCGATAATGTTCTATATGATGAGCACTACTTTGTTTTGCTGTtaactaaaatttaatttcatattatataatttattttaaaattaccatTCTTCGATACAAACTCATATCTCTTCTTGCAGCATAATTTACTAAAGCAAATTCTAATAGAGCACCAAAAATAAAAGCTAAACATACTCCAATCCATACATCTATTGcctaaatataattatatatatatatattttttgataataataaattaaaaaaaatgaaatatattcttttttaccTTTGTATATGAAACAGGAGGTAATTTTGCATTTATACCAGAACTTTGAGTTGTCATTGTAAGTAATGTTGTAACTCCTAAAGTTATTCTTGCTGGTATTGAATcctataaatttattaaaaatatttaacattaagCAACAATCATTCCTAATTACCTTATCCAGCCAAAAACTAACCCATGAAACAATAACTAACATGAAAGATGGTATATAAAGCTAAAAGAAAAAGCAAAAATTGATACATTTATTAAGTTATTTATATTGACGAGACAAAAACAAGACAATATATAAgataaagatataatatcAACCTGAAGTAGATAGTAACTGAATTCACGTCgtaataataattgtgtCTGAAGACATGAATATTCacctataaaaaatatttttaattacatttaatcatgcaataattgttataataatatatatttaatatcattaatcttttaataattaacttttttttgttaaaaattaccTGTATTTGTTTTTGAGGTACAGTATCCGGTTCTGACATCTTGTAATTCAAAAGATGGTAAACTTTGCTTCAATCCAGCTTTTTGTTGTATTGGATCAACTTCTTTCCAATCATATTTAATGTCATCTGTTGTATATgcatctaaaaatatataatttataaaaaaaaattataactttaatttaaaaaaacttacaaCTAGCAAGATCAATTAAACATGTTTGGCGATCTAATGGATAGTATTCTAAAGACATTGGACAACTAAGAACCAAACTTAAACGAACACTATACAAAATACTTCCATCAGGATGAATTCTAATAAGAACATTTGGTTTATCTATCATATGCCTTCTAGCTTCTTTTTCATtctacaaaaattattatattaaaaaaagttaatgtCAATAGTACCTGAAAAAATGAATCTGGTTTCCATATTTGCTGACTTTGATCACCATTTTCACTAGTTGCTAGTACAACAAAAGGTGGAACATCTGTATTTTCATCAGCAAATTTTTGATATGCCAATCGTGGATCTGTCCATGTCTCTCTAAATGTGAATTGAGCGGAATACTCCATATTTACGTCatcaatttttgaaattgaGCGTAAGTAAATGTTTACCTTTACTTCAACTGGACCTCCagtatctaaaaataaataatatatgtttatactaaatttataatgaaaaaaaaaatttttatcttcaattgaatgacatttttaaatatatacttataaCAATTTGTcttaaacaataataataaatattcaaattttaaagtaggtatttttaaaatttaatatgttttacaacattttttttctattaaatttgattttttttttgttaaaaaacatttaaataaataaaaaaattttctatttatataataataataataataacaaaccTGGCCAACTTTCATTATTTCCTCTAGGTCTAACTCTCCAATCATAATCTTGTAATATTCTTTGAATTACCGTTTGTTCCTTCATCCTTTTGACAATGCAATGACTTtccattataaaaataaaaaatatcataaattcatattttttagataaattataaatataataatgtaacTTCATtggtttaaattttaaataacaatatctagaaaaaaaaacaaataatttaaaaatataataatttctttaaaaaaatttttttttatgtcaCACTTGTAGTGTcaatacaatatttaaatataactatacattaaaaattgataaaagcTTTCCATTAAACTAAATATTCTTATATTACAAACAAAAGACgtttaaatattactataaaatatttttaatagtaaaaaatattaatatattttacaatgtaaaaaaaaaatataacaattaacaactttaatgtttttaaaacaatgACTTGTAAAATTTCACTGTTAATTAGATTCTATATATTGAAGAGAAAGCgatgatattaataattaatttatgtaaatataattcaTGAACAACaaagatatttaatattgCGATTTCAATattgaatttataaaaaccTGTTTCAATATGTCATttttgactttttttttttaaataaatgttaaagtAAATGGCAAATAAAAGTGGCATTTGatagttataaataaaaatattacatattaaaaagtgataaaattaaaaaaaaaagaataaaaagtaaatgaatagtttgttttaaaaactataatattaatgtactatttattgataaatttttttttattaaatattattaaaaaaaaatttttgtttattagaggaaaataataatataaaaaaaaatacatatttagTAACATTACACATAATTGAGGTGAAAAGCAACTTTTATGAATTTAAATACttactaaaaaaagttttaaaattataaaagcaTAACATTTAAGAGTGCTGTTAGGgcaaattttgtttaaagtATTTTGATTATTCTTTTGAAAAAGATTGGCAAAATAAATGAGAAAGGACATATAATAGAAGTGATAATGGCTTACATTGTActgtttaataaatttatatgtaaagaaattttttttttcatttgaatattatctattatatatgaaatttatattgtcttattattaagaattatgttaaatttagtaaaataaataccaTTAGCtttagtatataaaaatagttttagaTAGTTAATTGTATAGTacttgtatatatatattatatatatacatattgtAATTGGTATCAATTCACACATAAcgaaaagatatttttaaagaaaaaaggaaataaattaatcaagatactcttttttaaatctaataaatattatttatttctattgtTAAGACATTGCCTATCTTTTAcactaaaaaaaagaagcaaaaaataagttaatttgtatttttaccTCACTGTTtgtgtaaatttttatttggatAGAAataatgtcaaaaaaaaaagtatagcTTATAAACAGtatagtataaaattattaatgtagaaaaagaataaatgAATCGAGAGTATATAAAATAgagaatattaaaatgaacaAGTGTAATGGTTCATAACgtaaacattatattttttaaattattaattgtcaaatgaataaaaaaaaaaaattatttaaatataaaaaaataaattgacattggaaaagattttatttctCGAGTAAAGTTAAGCATgttattttcaaattaataaaaaaaaaataaaaaagggTTAAGTTATTTGGTAtgtattaatgataatagtGATAAAAGCTATCAAAgattattgtttaattttaaacttaGTGTAACAATTAAGATTAAAgattattaagaaatatcaaaaatatgattttatttaCCAACGATAGGAAGTAGTTTACATTAGCaaggaaataaaattattactgaAAATGTAATAAGAATTTAtccaatattatattataaataatttttaaaatatttaaagcttaataatagttaatttattaaatatatgattttaaagtaaaactttaagttatttttttaataaaaaagaaatgacaTCATTTTTCACTTAAAATGTCattaactattaaaaatgtttaaaaaaaaaaaattattaaaatatatctgtCATTTCAttgatattaataacaaatgTTATTGagaatttttgataaaaaaaacaacagtTTGTGATATTGTTTAAATCTAATTTggtaaataaataacataacaattttttttcttttaagtAAAATAGTTTAAGGAAAGATGAATctttaaagtaataaaaagattGTAAACACATTGTTAAtgtgatgaaaaaaaatttatattttgtgatgtgaaaa
This Strongyloides ratti genome assembly S_ratti_ED321, chromosome : 2 DNA region includes the following protein-coding sequences:
- a CDS encoding Nucleotide-binding, alpha-beta plait domain-containing protein — translated: MIGYKMSHQSKYFTQLVIRNICKDVTVKDIADLFRNYHYKKFSFEYDNNGKFTGCLVLHCTNHVSDQIKRDFAGCCIDGKLLSFETIYYPNDIDSELIKANILKMPNKIVSNIYFKIKYVLTPLVFKFFFYI
- a CDS encoding GluClalpha; its protein translation is MKKKISLHINLLNSTIYCYLKFKPMKLHYYIYNLSKKYEFMIFFIFIMESHCIVKRMKEQTVIQRILQDYDWRVRPRGNNESWPDTGGPVEVKVNIYLRSISKIDDVNMEYSAQFTFRETWTDPRLAYQKFADENTDVPPFVVLATSENGDQSQQIWKPDSFFQNEKEARRHMIDKPNVLIRIHPDGSILYSVRLSLVLSCPMSLEYYPLDRQTCLIDLASYAYTTDDIKYDWKEVDPIQQKAGLKQSLPSFELQDVRTGYCTSKTNTGEYSCLQTQLLLRREFSYYLLQLYIPSFMLVIVSWVSFWLDKDSIPARITLGVTTLLTMTTQSSGINAKLPPVSYTKAIDVWIGVCLAFIFGALLEFALVNYAARRDMSLYRRMLTAKQSSAHHIEHYRGYQPLTTVQPRSSCCFKLFVSRYKERSKRIDVVSRVVFPIGEYSCLRTELKLRREYSYYLIQLYIPCVMLVVVSWVSFWLDKGAIPARTSLGVTTLLTMTTQASGINSKLPPVSYIKAVDIWIGVCLGFIFGALLEYALVNYHGRQEAIRKDKAKKNPISLNNKDNCICPPKNKQQSSILPFANAGIDIMNFNNHTILDTYKIPNNDNLRQGTNETKRFPSLRLDLAGMSKIKRNKTILHKLKITKWIFTKTEVSKRIDLVSRATFPFFYICFLVFYYLTYFTDYMESKKRQ